The DNA sequence CCAGGAACTCGAATCCCTGAGTGGCAGGCCTAGTTCTTTCCCCAGCGGGTCCTGGACCTTCCAGCTTCAGGTCCAAGCTTTTTGGCAACCTGTATGAGCGCGGAGCGAGAAGTGCCCTAGACCAGACTCCAGATCGTTCCTAGTGGGGCTGTCAGCGGCTTTAGCCTCACTGGGCGCTAGGTGGGGGTGTCTGCTCCGTACCCGGACGAAGGCGGGGCGCCCGCTGGCAAAGCGCATTTTCCAGCGCAAGCTGTTGGGGTGTGGGGCTGGCGGGAGAGGGAAAACAGGGGGGGCGCGCCCACCAACAGCGTCTGTGCAGCCCCACCTGGGCCGCGGGTTGGTCTCAGCCGGATCCTGCCGCCCTCATCGAGCTAAGGCTGGGCGCGGCGCCCCTACGGCCGGGGAGAGAAGAGCCGAGAGGACGCAACAGGCCCAGGCTGTGCCGGGCGGGGAGCCTCGGCGGGCAGCTGCGCCCCCAGCCCGAGGGCTGGGGGAGGCCGGGCCGACCAGCAGACGGAAAGGGTGGCGCTAAGTCGCCTTCAAGCCCGCACGGCTCTCCCGGCCTTTCCTCCTGTCCTCAGAGTCAGCTCCCCCGCCCGGGACGTCCCGCGCCACTCCGCGCCTTTGGCCCTGGCTCAAGGTCTTGTGATGTGATTAGCAAAGCCAGCGCCTTGTCCTCAGACACTCAGCCCTGCCCGGCAGGCCCCGGCGCTCAAGCCCTGTTTACTGAGCctgggcggggagggggcggagAAACGAGCCCGGGCTCCACCGGCAAGACTGCCGCGGCGGCCGCCCGCgtggccaccaccacccccacccccacccccaccgcgACTCCACGTGCAGTCGGGCTGGAGCTGCCACCGACAGGACGCAGTCCCCGAGCCCCCGCCTCCTGGCCGAAGCACCCTTTGCAAACCCGCCGGGCCGCGCGGATGGTTGCGATATTCTGGCATTTTGCAATTCCCGCGCCCAGCACAAAACCAAAGGTGGGAACTAAAAGCTCCACAGGTCCGCCTCGGCGAACAGGGCAGGGAAAGACACGTCCAGGACTGCAGAATCCCGGCCACGCTAAATGTACCGGGGCTCTCCGACCGCGCAGTGCCAGAAAAGGAAAGCCGTGCCTTCCCGCCGCCACCCGGCGGCACCCACCGGGGCCGAAAGCTACACGCCGCACCGGGCGCCCGGGTCGCTGGCCCCGCCCCGAGGCCTCCCGCCCCCTTccccagagaaaaaaaattggcgGCGGCCAATGGGAGGCCGAGAAGGCGCCTGACGTTCGCGAGCTGGCGGGCGGCGTTGCCTGGAGACTCCGGCGGGGGCCCAGTTCTGTCCCCTCCcccggcgcgcccgccccgccgcAGCCGCACTCCCGGGCTCTATATAGGGCGCGCGCTCGCGGGCTGCAGAGTTCCAGCAGTCCGCGAGCTGCCGTCGGCTCCGcggggggggcgggccgggcacCCCGGGGCGCGGAGGAGCGCTCCTCGCTTCTCTCCTTCCCCCCTGCCGCACTCCGCCGGACCCTCCCGCCGGCCCGCGCCGCTGCCCTCGCCCTCTCCTCTCGCCCCCCGGCAAACTTTcggcccctccccgcccctcgCCCGTTATTCGTCGTGGCTCAAGCCCGGCCACGCCACCCCGAGGGCTCCTCCCGACCTCCCGGCCTGTCGCTCCGGCCACTGCGGGATCCAGAAACATGTCGACCACACTTTTGTCCGCGTTCTACGATGTCGACTTCTTGTGCAAGGTACGCCGGGGAGCGGGCCGGGCCGGCAGCAGCCGTTCCAGTTCTTGGACTTTGCCTCTGTCCCCTGGCCCTGGGGGACGCCCCTCCCGCCCTGCCTTTCGGGTCGGGAAAATCCCGGGGTTTGCAAAAGTGTGTGCGAGcgccctggaggaggagggggcgGCAGGGAGGGCGCTGGTGTCGCGGTTGAGTTTCTCCGCTGCCGACCGCGGCCACGCTGCCCGGGGCTTCCCGGACGGGATTCGCGCCGCCCACCTCGGCGGCCGGGGCGGAGGATCACGTGTCGAAACCCAGCGCGGCCCGCGGTGGGCGTCCTCCCCTCTCCCGCTCCCTCCAGCAAGATCTTGCTGCTTTTGCGTGTGTatgggtggagggtggaggccGAGTCGGGATCCGCCAAGAGTgggggaaaaagaggaaaagaatcaGGCTGGGAGTTTCTCTGTGGCTCGACCCGAGTCTGCCTTCCCCTTCCGTTTTTCATCCCTTCCACGCTCCCCTTCCTTTGGCAGACGGAGAAATCCCTGGCCAACCTCAACTTGAACAACATGCTGGACAAGAAGGCGGTGGGGACGCCCGTGGCCGCCGCCCCCAGCTCCGGCTTCGCGCCAGGCTTCCTCCGACGGCACTCGGCCAGCAACCTGCACGCACTCGCCCACCCCGCGCCCAGCCCCGGCAGCTGCTCGCCCAAGTTCCCGGGCGCCGCTAACGGCAGCAGCTGTGGCAGCGCGGCGGCCGGCGGCCCGACCTCCTACGGCACCCTTAAGGAGCCGTCGGGGGGCGGCGGCACAGCCCTGCTCAACAAGGAGAACAAATTCCGGGACCGCTCGTTCAGCGAGAACGGCGACCGCAGCCAGCACCTCCTGcacctgcagcagcagcagaagggGGGCGGCGGCTCACAGATCAACTCCACGCGCTACAAGACCGAGCTGTGCCGGCCCTTCGAGGAGAGCGGCACGTGCAAGTACGGCGAGAAGTGCCAGTTCGCGCATGGCTTCCACGAGCTGCGCAGCCTGACTCGCCACCCGAAGTACAAGACCGAGCTGTGCCGCACCTTCCACACCATCGGCTTCTGTCCCTACGGGCCGCGCTGCCACTTCATCCACAACGCGGACGAGCGGCGGCCCGCGCCGTCGGGGGGCGCCTCCGGGGACCTGCGTGCCTTTGGCACGCGCGACGCGCTGCACCTGGGCTTCCCGCGGGAGCCGCGGCCCAAGCTGCACCACAGCCTCAGCTTCTCGGGCTTCCCGTCGGGCCACCATCAGCCCCCGGGCGGCCTCGAGTCGCCGCTGCTGCTCGACAGCCCCACGTCGCGCACGCCGCCGCCGCCCTCCTGCTCCTCGGCCTCGTCCTgctcctcctccgcctcctcctgtTCCTCGGCCTCCGCGGCCTCCACGCCCTCGGCCCCGGCATGCTGCGCCTCTGCGGCGGCCGCGGCTGCGGCCGCTCTGCTCTACGGCAGCGGGGGAGCCGAGGACCTGCTGGCACCTGGGGCCCCGTGCGCGGCCTGCTCGTCAGCCTCGTGCGCCAACAACGCTTTCGCCTTCGGCCCGGAGCTCAGCAGCCTCATCACGCCGCTCGCCATCCAGACCCACAACTTTGCCGCCGTGGCCGCCGCCGCCTACTACCGcagtcagcagcagcagcagcagggcctGGCGCCCCCTGCGCAGCCCCCGGCACCGCCCAGCGCACCCCTCCCCGCCGGGGCCGCCGCGCCTCCCTCGCCGCCCTTCAGCTTCCAGCTGCCGCGCCGCCTGTCCGACTCGCCCGTGTTCGACGCGCCCCCCAGCCCCCCGGACTCGCTGTCGGACCGCGACAGTTACCTGAGCGGCTCCTTGAGCTCTGGAAGCCTCAGCGGCTCCGAGTCCCCCAGCCTCGACCCCGGCCGCCGCCTGCCAATCTTCAGCCGCCTCTCCATCTCCGACGACTGAGGCAAGAGGGCGCCagtgaggaggaagggaaggcgGTTCAGAGATGTTGGAGGACACCCCTCGCCATCTCGCCCCtgctgggggcccgggagtcggGGGGTGACATGGGCCCCAGGCAGACTGCAAGCCCGACCGAGCCCTTGGACTCGAACTCTGTGCCTGGAGGGGCCCCCACCTCTCCTTTTcggtttcctctttttttttttttttttattattacgaagtttcattctttttgagcAAAAAAGTCGAGGAACTTTTTCTATTGAACAAAATATTCACAACAGGGCAGTTGTGATACCAatagaacaaaaaacaaacacttaAACTTTTTTAGGACTCCAGTGAGTTTGGGACTTCAGGAAAAATCAACCCAGCACCAGCAGCTATCAACCACCATTCCATCTCTTCACTTGAACAGCATTAGTTAAGTCCAGATGTGGGAACCCTTAAGAAGTTCCTAATTGTTTGTCTCAGATCGGTGTTATACCAGCCAGCCACCACCTTGCTAAACCTATAAGCTTTTTAGAATCCAATATTCTGCCAAGAATATGCCTTGATAGTTAGCCCTCAGCCcataggtgttttttgttttttaacaattaTATATGTCTGGGGGTGAAAAACAAACCCTTGCATTCCAAAGGTCCATACTGGTTACTGGTTTCATCGCCACCACTTAGTGGATGTTTAGTTTAGAACCATTTTGTCTGCTCCCTCTGGAAGCCTTGGGCAGAGCTTACTTTGTAATTGTTGGAGAATAACTGCTGAATTTTTAGCTGTTTTGAGTTGattcgcaccactgcaccacaactcaatatgaaaaaaactatttaacttatttattatcTTGTGAAAAGTATACAATGAAAATTTTGTTCATACTGTATTTATCAAGTATGATGAAAAGCAAtagatatatattcttttattatgttaaattatGATTGCCATTATTAATCGGCAAAATGTGGAGTGTATGTTCTTTTCACAGTAATATATGCCTTTTGTAACTTCACTTGgttattttattgtaaatgagTACAAAATTCTTAATTTAAGAGAttgtatgtaatatttatttcattaatttctttccttgtttACGTAAATTTTGAAAGATTGCATGATTTCTTGACAGAAATCTATCTTGATGCTGTGGAAGTAGTTTGAGGAACATCCTATGAGTTTTCTTAGAATGTATAAAGGTTGTAGCCCATccaactttaaagaaaaaaatgaccacATACTTTGCAATCAGGTTGAAATGTGGCATGCTTTTCTAATTCCAACTTTATAAACTAGCAAAAAAGTGTTTGCTTATTCCACCAGTTCTGCTGTGACATACTGGAGTATCTTAAGACATGTAGCAATAATGGGGAGTGGGGGGGAGTCTCACAGTGCCTTTGGAAGGGCCCGAACTTGCCTTAAATCTTCCTCAACCAAATAAGTATTTTATTAGTGCTTGAGAGAATCTGAATGTAGGATGGGTTCAACTGCACAAAAGGAAAAGACTTTTACCACTTTTTTTATATAGATATAAAGTGAAGCGACCGCCTCTTAGTGCTGAAATATGTAGTACACAAATATGCCTTGTTTAATTACAGAAAATTCCAAAacttgtactatttttttttttccgtgtAGAAAGGTAGGAATGTTTCCTAAGCTTTCCTGGACAGCAGATGAATGAGCGGTAGCTTTAGTTTGTACGTAGGTACAGTTGGAGCACTATATGTACTCTCTGGACTActttgacagaagtaggtttttGAATGTAACAAGATAAGTCAACTTGAGTTGTAATATATTTTGGGGAATCAGTTCACTACAAATTGTGACTGTAAACATTGTACTgtaaatgttttgtagttttccccCAATAaaatttttgggaaaaaaaggtATTACCATGTAagagctttatttttaaacaggaaTGTCTAGCTTTCTAGCTTCCCAGCTAACCATGTCTGCCATTCCCCAGGTCTTGGCACGGTCGGGAAGGACTTGGAGCTGGCAGAGCCAAGAGTTCAGAAGAACCTGCGTCCTCTCAGCCCGTATATATTTTATAAGCAAGTTCTTCTAGCTGAAAGAAAGTAATTATTTGGACTGTCAAGGGCATTAGTTAGCTGTTCCCTTTGGTAATAAGATGCATCCCAGAgttggctggctggctggctggtgGCAGGGCCTGGCCAGGAGGCCTGAAGGGGTGTGGCCTGCCTGTGAGTCACCGGGTGGATCATGTGGCTGCGGTAGCAGCTGAGGGTCTGATTTTTTGCTGGGAAACAGAACTGCttgggtggggaaggggaggaggatcTTTCTGCAGCCGGTGGCCTGCCAGGCCTGAGTGCTGAGCTGGAGGTGGAGAGTGAGGCCAGGCTTTTTCTGGATGGGAGAACTGGAGTTTTGCCTGGATTTTGAAAAGCCTGGTATGTCCTTGTTCAGGGTGGAGGGAACGATAAAACAGGTTAAACTTATATCTGAGTGATGTTTGCTTATGTGAACAACTTCCTCTGGGAATGAACACATTCAAGTtatttatgcaaaaatatttcATGTCTGTGCTTTAGAGGACTGTAAGTGACCAGAAAGCAAATTCAACCCAGGTctctagaaagagaaaaaaagacattgatTTGTCTGCTGATTTCGCAAACAGTTGAACAAAATCTTACTATAGTGACTCTGGCTGTTTCTAActttaaaacaatcattttagGAACTTAAATCGGGTTCATAAATCAATTCAGGTTTTTTCTCCTCCACCGCTGCCCCTCATACACACAGTTCAGACACTTTTTCCAAAGTAGGTAAGAGATTTAGCAATAGTTTGCTTTCTCATATACAACAGCTGGGCTCCATCAACAATCCTCGCATCCCCGCTCCCTCCGGGGCCCTGCCTTAGTCAGGGTCTCTGGTGACTCACAGCTGAGCATGGAGGGGAGGGGGCGGTCTGATGGATACACCAGGCCTCGGGCAGCTGTTTCACGTTAACGATGATTGCACTGGTGTTAACTGGAGCGTTTTGGTGCTTGTTGCGTGCTGCCAAAGGGGATGGGAAACAAGTTTCAAGGTTCTCCCAGATGCCAGCCCCTGACTGAAGGCCTCAGCAGCGGGGGAGGGGAAGCCCGAGGCCAAGGAGGACTCAGGAGGGGCGAAGACTCTGCAGGCTCCCCAGCCCCTGCACCATAAAGAATGTGCAGTGGGGAGGAAAAGTCTAAAATGTGGTGCTATTTAGGTTAAGCTGCATTTCAAAGGCCTTGTTTCCACTTCATTCCTAAACTTATTTTTCTAAACAAGTACTTTTGATCAGCTGGAATGTTGGGGTATgccacattcatttttaaaaactggtttgtTTCAAAAGCCCAACTGTTAGGATCTGAAGTTTTGTATCCCAGACCCAGTGGAGCGTGGAAAGCTAGGGGGGATCATTCAGAAATTTCCTCTTGCCGCAGATCAATGGAGGGTACTTAGGTCACTGTCTTCCTGCAGGACCTGgaaattaacaggaaaaaaaaaaaaaaaaaacctctaccGTTGCTTGATCACCCTTAGAAAAGTTttcttgtggccgggcgcggtggctcaagcctgtaatcccagcactttgggaggccgagacgggcggatctcgaggtcaggagatcaagaccatcctggctaacacggtgaaaccccgtctctactgaaaaatacgaaaaactagccgggcgaggtggcgggcgcctgtagtcccagctactcgggaggctgaggcaggagaatggcgtgaacccgggaggcggagcttgcagtgagctgagatccagtcattgcactacagcctgggcggcagagcgagactccgtctcaaaaaaaaaaaaaaaaagaaagaaaagttttcttgtaAATTAAGGAATTAGAAGATTGCAAGTAATGACAAACCAAAATTCCCATCCCGGACTGGTGACTCTGAGTTACACTTAGAAACTGTGGGAGAAAATTCCTCCGTAGTCAGTTGTGAAAATGAGCCCAGAATGTGATGGTGTTTAGAATGTCTTCATCGTGGCGTTTCCACTGGATGTCTGAAGACTAAGGTATTTTTTAAGTAGCTCAATTAGTGTGTGCCACCTTCTGATTCTATTTCAGAGAAAGGATGTGTGCACGTACACATTTTCCACCCCTCAAGCTGTCTGAATCTACTGCTGggtgtgttaaaaaaaaaaaaaaacacacacacacacacacacactattcaGAAGGCCAAAGCTCTGCACCAGCCCCAGGGAATAGATGGAGGATTGTGAGCCCTGCAGTGGCTCAGGACCCcggatgacagagcaaggcctgGTGGGCCTGACGCAGGAAAAACAAGCAGGCCTAGCTCTTGGCCGCCAGCCTGGCTCCGCACTAGAATGCTCGGTGCTAAAACCTGCCTGGGGGGTCTCCGAAAAACCCCAGGGTGGCCACGTGCAGGGAGGAAGCCCGCTAGAGAGCATTGAGCCTCGGAAGGGAAGCGTCCCCAGACACCCGCTCTCCTTCAGTCTTGCTTGTGGTGACAAGTGAGGGCGGATGTGACTCTCACCAAGTTTTCTTGAGACCGGAAGTTGGGTCTCGGCACCGTCCTCGGCCCTGGAAGTTCGTAGGAGCCGGCACAGCCCTTAGAGGCTAGCCGGGCTTACCTTCCATCAGGGACCCATTGTCGTGaattctaattgtgtttattttttcttgtccaCACTCCTGGAGGATGTGTAACGCTGTGGCCGCGTAGGGCAGTTCCAGTTCTGTGCTGCTGCTGGCACggctgagggagggaggaggagagcgggggctggggcggggcggggcctggcGGTTGGACAGGCCTCCCCAGGCCGAGCCCTGCAGGGAGGAGGCGGGAGGGAGCAGGGCAGCAGGAAGCCACAGCGCCTCCAGGGCCCAGCCTCTCCTGATGGACTTTACTAGACcttgaaagtgtgtgtgtgtgtgtgtgtgtgtgtgcgcgcgcgcgcgcgcatgcaTGCCGTGCACGTGTGTGGAGGTCTGAGGGGTGTGCCTGCATGGGAAGTGTATTAGTACCTGTTTCTGTGTCCTTTTCTGTCTATGGGTGTGCAGAGGTGTGTCGGTGTTGCTCCGTGTGCAGGTGTTCAGGGGTCGCCCTAGGGGAGTACTGGTGTGTGGATCTGTGTGCTTCTGCATGTGGAGGTTATGTGGGGGGAGGGTCTGTGGGTATGGCTGTGTTTGGATGTGTGTGGGcctgtgtgtaagtgtgtgtgtggatgtatgtGAGTGCTGGTGTGGGTTTGGGTGTATCTGTTGCTATGTAGGTATGTGGGTCTTTGGGGTGTGCCTGTGTGTTGATGTGTCTGTTGTGATGGGGTTGGTGTGTATGCAGGGGTGTGTGTTGGTGTACGTGGGTGTGTCTGTGTaagtgtgtgtggatgtgtgtgagtGCTGGTGTGGGTTTGGGTGAGTGCTGGTGTGGGTTTGGGTATGTCTGTTGCTGTGTGGGTAGGTATGTGGGTCTTTGGGGTATGTCTGGGTctgggggtgggtgtgtgtgtgatctaTGGGAGTGGGGTTTGGGTGTGCCTCTGTGTAGCTGCCGCTGTGTGTGGGTAGGTGTGTGGCTCTGTGGGGGGTGAGCAGCTGTAGGTGTTGCTGTGTATTTGGGTCTGGATGTGTCTGCTGcggtgtgcatgtgggtgtgtctgtatgtgggtgtgggtgttACCAACACCTACGGAGGAAAAGCAGACCTTTTTAGCATGGCTCTTTCAAGTTTAAAAACTGCTTTCAAAACCCGGAAATGACCGCCAGGCTGGCATCCGCTTCCTGCAGGGCAGCAGGCCGGACAGGGCTGGGTGGGAGGGTGGCCAATGGGCCCCCGCCTTGCAGGGACCCCAGACTCACCTCCATAGCTGGGCACACCTGCCAAGGACAGGCCTCGGTGCCCCTGGCTGTCTGCAGGGACATTTTTAGAAAGAACTCACtctgggggaagggggaggggccCTTTTATTTTCATCTGGGCAGAAATAGCTCCTGTCAGATAGCAGCTCTTGTGCCCTCTGGGGCGAGAGGCAGCtctgaaatagaaagaaagatattAAGGACTCGAGACAGACAAGAAAACTCCTGAGCTCGCTGAAACcaagtttaaaatgtttctctaaaaataagctttgtttttcttgtggATTCCTCTGGCCCTCGTGTCAGGGTGCTTAGCTGGTTTGGGACGCCAGgcggaatttttaaaaaaccaagtgTTTCCCAGCTGTGGCCTTGGAAAGttctctgttttccatttattaaaCTCCTAGTTTCCggctaattaaaattattttcaaataaaactcCATAGCCCAGCAATATTTGATGAAACACAGAATTCCCGGTGACCCCTCTGCAGGGGGCCGGGCCCGGCTGTGGGGCCGCCTGTGTCCCCTCCACTGGGCTCAGTGTTGGTTTTATGGGGAGAGGGAACCCGGGCCTTTGAAATGCAGACCCAGGGCCTTGTCTTACTAAATCCCACCTCCGCCCCCGTGGTGAGTGCTTGCTGGCGTGGTGACTGCTTGCAGGCGGACAGTCTCCGAATCCTGCACCACTTGAGAAGGGGCTGCGGGGTAATTGGAAACCTGCTGTTTGTTTCCCCTGCACCACTAATAACCTGAGCGGGGCGGGGGGTAGGGGGTGCACGTCAGGGGAAAGGAACTTGGCTGAGGCATGTGGCCACGTGATCTTCTGCTACCTGGTGGTTTCTCCCTGGCCTGGCAGCTGTGGAGGCTTCAGTTCCCACCAGGTCAATGTGCCAGgactttattgagcacctataaGAATCCCAGACCGACATCTAGTCCCGGAGTTGAGTGGGACTTGACTGACATCCAGGGCCACATGTTTTGCAGATGGAAGTCGGTGAGGCTGCAGGGTGGAGGCAGATTTTGCTGAGGGCCAGAGCCAGTGGGATTCAGACTTGCAGGCGGATCCCCCTCCATGGTCCCCCGCATTCAGCCCACACAGCAGTGGGGCAGGACGCTTGGTCTGttggcccagccctgccctttCATTCAACCCACAGAAAGTTCTCCATTGTCTAGTAAATGCCTGCACTGGGCTAAGAGAGGGGAGCTGACAGGTGTTATTCCTGCCTTCAGGGAGTCTGCATAATGATTTcgaggttcattcatgttgtagcagaaatcaacttcattccttttttatgactgaataatattccagtggATGGGACTTTGAGTTGTTCCACCTTTTAGCTACTGTTGAATGTTGAATAATCCTGCTATGCACAAGTATACAAGTCCATGTGTgaacataa is a window from the Macaca mulatta isolate MMU2019108-1 chromosome 13, T2T-MMU8v2.0, whole genome shotgun sequence genome containing:
- the ZFP36L2 gene encoding mRNA decay activator protein ZFP36L2, which gives rise to MSTTLLSAFYDVDFLCKTEKSLANLNLNNMLDKKAVGTPVAAAPSSGFAPGFLRRHSASNLHALAHPAPSPGSCSPKFPGAANGSSCGSAAAGGPTSYGTLKEPSGGGGTALLNKENKFRDRSFSENGDRSQHLLHLQQQQKGGGGSQINSTRYKTELCRPFEESGTCKYGEKCQFAHGFHELRSLTRHPKYKTELCRTFHTIGFCPYGPRCHFIHNADERRPAPSGGASGDLRAFGTRDALHLGFPREPRPKLHHSLSFSGFPSGHHQPPGGLESPLLLDSPTSRTPPPPSCSSASSCSSSASSCSSASAASTPSAPACCASAAAAAAAALLYGSGGAEDLLAPGAPCAACSSASCANNAFAFGPELSSLITPLAIQTHNFAAVAAAAYYRSQQQQQQGLAPPAQPPAPPSAPLPAGAAAPPSPPFSFQLPRRLSDSPVFDAPPSPPDSLSDRDSYLSGSLSSGSLSGSESPSLDPGRRLPIFSRLSISDD